The following proteins are co-located in the Streptococcus downei MFe28 genome:
- the nagA gene encoding N-acetylglucosamine-6-phosphate deacetylase, whose protein sequence is MATYLKADRFYYAHETKPAGYLELVDGRFGQWTESVPSAAQVLDYTGYQIAPGLVDTHIHGFAGHDVMDNSAEGMLAMSQALPSMGVTSYLPTTLTSSFEHLRDVSATVASVVDTTDGAKIQGIYFEGPYFTEKYKGAQNAAYMKDPSLEEFKIWQEAAQGLIKKIALAPERQGVESFVSAVTKDGVTVALGHSNATYAEAKKAVAAGASVWVHAYNGMRGLNHREPGMVGAVYHIPQTYAELICDGHHVSPVACDILMQQKGYDHVALITDCMAAGGQPDGDYLLGEFPVVVKDGTARLKAGGNLAGSILKLKDGLKNVVDWGIASSEEAVRMATYIPAKSVGLEDKCGQIKAGRPADFIVLDKDLNLQATYVDGEEVFNK, encoded by the coding sequence ATGGCAACCTACCTTAAGGCAGATCGTTTTTATTATGCTCATGAGACTAAGCCTGCTGGCTATCTTGAGTTGGTTGATGGGCGTTTTGGTCAGTGGACTGAGAGTGTACCTAGCGCTGCTCAGGTTTTAGATTACACGGGTTATCAGATTGCGCCAGGTTTGGTCGATACCCATATCCATGGCTTCGCCGGCCACGATGTTATGGATAATTCGGCCGAGGGTATGCTGGCCATGAGTCAGGCCTTGCCCAGTATGGGAGTGACTTCCTATCTGCCGACGACCCTTACCTCTAGTTTTGAACATTTACGTGATGTTTCAGCAACTGTGGCTTCGGTTGTAGATACGACTGATGGCGCTAAAATCCAAGGCATTTATTTCGAAGGTCCTTATTTTACAGAAAAGTATAAAGGAGCTCAAAATGCGGCTTATATGAAAGATCCAAGCCTGGAAGAATTCAAAATCTGGCAAGAAGCAGCCCAAGGCTTGATTAAAAAAATTGCCCTGGCCCCAGAACGCCAAGGAGTAGAATCCTTCGTCTCGGCGGTGACCAAGGATGGTGTGACGGTGGCTCTAGGTCACTCTAATGCGACCTATGCAGAAGCTAAGAAGGCTGTTGCAGCTGGTGCCAGTGTCTGGGTTCACGCCTATAACGGTATGCGAGGCCTCAATCATCGCGAGCCAGGTATGGTCGGAGCGGTTTACCACATTCCTCAGACCTATGCCGAATTGATTTGTGATGGTCATCACGTCTCCCCTGTGGCTTGTGACATCCTTATGCAACAAAAGGGCTATGACCATGTGGCTCTGATTACCGACTGTATGGCAGCTGGTGGTCAACCCGATGGGGACTATCTGCTGGGTGAATTTCCAGTAGTGGTCAAGGATGGGACAGCCCGCCTTAAGGCGGGAGGCAATCTGGCTGGCTCCATTCTCAAGCTCAAGGACGGTCTAAAAAATGTGGTAGATTGGGGCATAGCTAGCTCGGAAGAAGCCGTCCGAATGGCTACTTATATTCCAGCCAAGTCAGTTGGCCTTGAGGATAAGTGCGGTCAAATCAAGGCTGGACGTCCAGCAGACTTTATCGTTCTGGACAAGGATCTGAACCTGCAGGCCACCTATGTGGATGGCGAGGAAGTCTTTAATAAATAA
- a CDS encoding MarR family winged helix-turn-helix transcriptional regulator produces MYHFNSLYKDDYQKSTGLLFARVYNNWHSQIKKELQKLQLTHPQFIILASVAALEKQGDLVSQICLASFSDMDVMTVSQVVKLLLKKKLVERREHPKDSRSKIVSLSESGFSILNRALPLVEAVDQEFFGKLDQNLLEFNQWLMDLEEKNG; encoded by the coding sequence ATGTATCATTTTAATTCTTTATACAAGGATGACTATCAAAAATCAACCGGCTTACTATTTGCAAGAGTTTATAATAATTGGCATAGTCAAATCAAAAAGGAACTTCAAAAGCTTCAACTAACGCATCCGCAATTTATTATACTTGCTTCAGTTGCTGCTCTGGAGAAACAAGGAGACCTTGTCAGTCAAATCTGTCTAGCCAGTTTTTCGGATATGGACGTTATGACTGTTTCTCAGGTTGTCAAACTTTTGCTTAAAAAGAAACTAGTAGAGAGAAGAGAACATCCTAAAGACAGTCGATCTAAGATTGTTTCGCTTTCAGAAAGTGGATTTTCTATCTTAAATCGTGCCCTACCCTTAGTTGAAGCAGTCGATCAGGAGTTTTTCGGTAAATTAGACCAAAATCTTTTGGAATTCAATCAATGGTTAATGGACTTGGAGGAAAAAAATGGTTAG
- a CDS encoding EVE domain-containing protein, translating into MVRYWLGVVSKEHVMLGVKGGFGQVCHGQAGPLKRMKKGDYLLYYSPKYKMKDSNAYQAFTAAGKISDNQVYSVEMAPNFIPYRRNITFYHPVRDCPIEFARQSPEWKKYASQLRFGHFEISKDFFNPIFQYMKIEKESLS; encoded by the coding sequence ATGGTTAGATATTGGCTAGGTGTTGTTTCGAAAGAGCATGTCATGTTAGGAGTCAAGGGTGGCTTTGGTCAGGTTTGTCATGGTCAGGCAGGACCTTTGAAGCGAATGAAAAAAGGAGATTATCTTTTATACTACAGTCCCAAGTATAAGATGAAGGATTCTAATGCATATCAAGCTTTTACAGCTGCGGGTAAAATAAGTGATAATCAAGTCTATTCTGTTGAGATGGCTCCAAACTTTATTCCTTATAGAAGAAATATTACATTTTATCACCCAGTGCGTGATTGTCCGATTGAGTTTGCGAGACAGTCCCCAGAGTGGAAAAAGTATGCTTCTCAGCTAAGATTCGGACACTTTGAAATAAGTAAGGATTTTTTCAACCCGATTTTTCAATATATGAAAATTGAAAAAGAAAGTCTGTCATGA
- the glyQ gene encoding glycine--tRNA ligase subunit alpha — protein sequence MSKKLTFQEIILTLQQYWNDQGCMLMQAYDNEKGAGTMSPYTFLRAIGPEPWNAAYVEPSRRPADGRYGENPNRLYQHHQFQVVMKPSPSNIQELYLESLEKLGINLLEHDVRFVEDNWENPSTGSAGLGWEVWLDGMEITQFTYFQQVGGLPTGPVTSEVTYGLERLASYIQEVDSVYDIEWAPGVKYGEIFKQPEYEHSKYSFEVSDQDMLLENFDKFEKEAGRALKLSLVHPAYDYVLKCSHTFNLLDARGAVSVTERAGYIARIRNLARVVAKTFVAERKKLGYPLLDQATREKLLAEED from the coding sequence ATGAGTAAAAAATTGACCTTTCAGGAGATAATCTTAACACTGCAACAATACTGGAATGACCAAGGTTGTATGCTCATGCAGGCTTATGACAATGAAAAGGGGGCGGGAACCATGAGTCCCTATACCTTCCTGCGGGCTATTGGGCCTGAACCTTGGAATGCGGCCTACGTTGAGCCATCTAGGCGGCCTGCTGATGGGCGTTACGGGGAAAATCCTAACCGTCTTTACCAACACCACCAATTCCAAGTGGTTATGAAGCCTTCTCCATCAAATATTCAAGAACTTTACCTTGAGTCTTTGGAAAAATTGGGGATCAACCTTTTGGAACACGATGTCCGCTTCGTTGAGGATAACTGGGAAAACCCTTCAACAGGTTCTGCTGGTCTTGGTTGGGAAGTTTGGCTGGACGGGATGGAAATCACCCAGTTCACCTACTTCCAACAGGTCGGTGGTCTGCCAACAGGCCCTGTAACTTCTGAGGTTACCTATGGACTGGAACGCTTGGCTTCCTATATCCAAGAAGTAGATTCAGTTTACGACATCGAATGGGCACCAGGCGTTAAGTATGGCGAAATCTTCAAGCAGCCTGAGTACGAACATTCCAAATATAGCTTTGAAGTGTCTGACCAAGACATGCTTTTGGAAAACTTCGACAAGTTTGAAAAAGAAGCTGGGCGTGCTTTGAAGCTTAGTCTGGTTCACCCTGCCTATGACTATGTTTTGAAATGCTCTCACACCTTTAACCTCTTGGATGCCCGTGGGGCAGTTTCAGTTACCGAGCGGGCTGGTTATATTGCTCGCATTCGTAATCTAGCTCGGGTCGTTGCCAAGACCTTTGTAGCTGAACGCAAGAAATTAGGCTACCCACTTTTGGACCAGGCTACCCGTGAAAAACTTTTGGCTGAGGAGGACTAA
- the glyS gene encoding glycine--tRNA ligase subunit beta, with protein MTKNLLVELGLEELPAYVVTPSEKQLGQKMAAFLKDNRLSFDSIKTFSTPRRLAVRVMGLADKQEDLSEDFKGPSKKIALDADGNFTKAAQGFVRGKGLTTDDIEFRQVKGEEYVYVTKQEAGQPAEAVLAGVPEVLNSLTFPVSMHWASNSFEYIRPVHTLTVLLDDQALNMDFLDIHSGRVSRGHRFLGQETQIGTADSYEDDLRKEFVIADSQERQGMIVEQIKAVEAEQNVSVDIAPDLLNEVLNLVEYPTAFMGHFDEKYLEVPEEVLVTSMKNHQRYFVVRDKSGKLLPNFVSVRNGNEHYLENVIKGNEKVLVARLEDGEFFWHEDQKLKIADLVAKLSHVTFHEKIGSLSEHMARTSLIADYLAKTVGLSADESKALARAASIYKFDLLTGMVGEFDELQGIMGEKYALLAGEAPAVATAIREHYLPDSAEGDLPETKVGAVLALADKFDTLLSFFSVGLIPSGSNDPYALRRATQGIVRILDAFDWAVPLDQLVDNLYDLTFESLTYAHKEEVMDFIAARVDKMMGAGVPKDIRQAVLAGSNFLVPQMLAAAEALQVASQADNYKPAVESLARVFNLAEKAPADMTVNSDLFENDQEKALAQAVANLSLGDDIKENLDQLFGLSPVIDAFFDNTMVMSDDEALKNNRLALLSALAQKAKTVAAFNQLNTK; from the coding sequence ATGACGAAGAATTTACTAGTAGAATTAGGCTTGGAAGAATTGCCAGCTTATGTGGTAACCCCGAGTGAAAAACAACTGGGCCAAAAAATGGCTGCCTTTCTTAAGGACAATCGTCTATCTTTTGATAGCATCAAGACCTTCTCAACCCCTCGTCGCTTGGCAGTCCGAGTGATGGGTCTGGCAGACAAGCAGGAAGATTTGTCGGAGGACTTCAAGGGACCGTCTAAGAAGATTGCTTTGGATGCTGATGGTAATTTTACCAAGGCAGCTCAAGGCTTCGTTCGTGGGAAGGGCTTGACCACCGATGACATCGAATTCCGTCAGGTCAAGGGTGAAGAGTACGTTTACGTGACCAAGCAAGAGGCTGGTCAACCTGCAGAGGCTGTATTGGCGGGTGTCCCAGAGGTTCTCAATTCCTTGACTTTCCCCGTCAGCATGCACTGGGCTAGCAATAGCTTTGAGTATATCCGTCCTGTCCATACCCTCACGGTTCTCTTGGATGACCAAGCCCTAAATATGGATTTCTTGGATATTCACTCTGGTCGGGTCAGCCGTGGCCATCGTTTCCTAGGTCAGGAAACTCAGATTGGTACAGCGGATTCCTATGAGGATGATTTGCGAAAAGAATTTGTCATCGCTGATAGTCAAGAACGGCAAGGCATGATTGTTGAGCAAATTAAGGCTGTTGAAGCCGAGCAAAATGTCAGCGTCGATATTGCCCCTGACCTCCTCAATGAGGTCCTCAATCTGGTCGAATACCCGACAGCTTTCATGGGGCATTTTGATGAGAAATATCTGGAAGTTCCAGAAGAAGTGCTGGTAACCTCTATGAAGAATCACCAACGCTACTTTGTTGTTCGTGATAAATCTGGGAAGCTTCTGCCTAACTTTGTCTCTGTCCGTAATGGTAATGAGCACTACCTTGAAAATGTCATCAAGGGTAATGAAAAAGTTTTGGTTGCTCGCTTGGAAGATGGTGAATTCTTCTGGCATGAAGATCAAAAACTGAAAATCGCTGACTTGGTGGCCAAGTTATCCCATGTCACCTTCCATGAGAAAATTGGCTCTCTGTCTGAGCACATGGCAAGAACAAGTCTTATTGCCGACTATTTGGCTAAGACCGTTGGCTTGAGCGCTGATGAAAGTAAGGCCTTAGCACGGGCGGCCAGCATCTACAAGTTTGACCTTCTGACCGGTATGGTTGGTGAATTTGATGAGCTACAGGGGATTATGGGTGAAAAGTATGCCCTCTTAGCAGGTGAAGCGCCTGCCGTAGCGACAGCCATCCGTGAGCACTACCTGCCTGACTCTGCTGAAGGTGACCTACCTGAGACCAAGGTTGGAGCGGTTCTGGCTCTGGCTGATAAGTTTGATACCCTGCTGTCCTTCTTCTCCGTTGGTCTAATTCCAAGTGGTTCCAATGACCCTTACGCCCTACGTCGGGCGACCCAAGGGATTGTCCGTATCTTGGATGCCTTTGACTGGGCCGTCCCTCTGGACCAATTGGTCGATAATCTCTACGATTTGACCTTTGAAAGCCTGACTTACGCCCATAAAGAAGAAGTGATGGACTTTATCGCCGCCCGTGTGGATAAGATGATGGGAGCTGGTGTGCCCAAAGACATTCGCCAAGCAGTCTTGGCTGGTTCAAACTTTCTGGTACCGCAGATGTTAGCAGCGGCAGAGGCCCTGCAGGTAGCTTCGCAAGCCGATAATTACAAGCCAGCCGTTGAGAGCCTGGCACGGGTCTTCAATCTAGCGGAAAAAGCCCCAGCTGACATGACTGTCAATTCTGACCTTTTTGAAAATGACCAAGAAAAGGCCCTAGCCCAAGCAGTAGCTAACCTTAGTCTAGGTGATGACATCAAGGAAAATCTGGACCAACTCTTTGGCCTCAGCCCAGTCATTGATGCCTTCTTCGATAATACTATGGTCATGAGCGATGATGAGGCCCTTAAGAATAACCGTCTGGCTCTCTTGTCAGCCCTAGCCCAAAAGGCTAAAACAGTTGCTGCCTTCAATCAGCTTAATACGAAATAA
- a CDS encoding DUF896 family protein, whose product MDPKKIARINELAKKKKTVGLTGEEKVEQAKLREEYLKGYRRSMRHHIEGIKLVDEGGNDVTPEKLRQIQREKGLHGRSLDDPNS is encoded by the coding sequence ATGGATCCTAAAAAGATTGCTCGGATTAACGAGCTTGCGAAAAAGAAGAAAACGGTCGGCTTGACTGGTGAAGAGAAGGTTGAGCAGGCCAAACTTCGTGAAGAATACCTGAAAGGTTACCGCCGTTCCATGCGTCACCACATTGAAGGAATCAAGTTGGTTGACGAAGGGGGCAATGATGTGACCCCAGAAAAGCTTCGCCAAATCCAGCGTGAAAAGGGCCTCCACGGGCGTAGCCTAGATGACCCTAATAGTTAA